From Macaca mulatta isolate MMU2019108-1 chromosome 1, T2T-MMU8v2.0, whole genome shotgun sequence, the proteins below share one genomic window:
- the RPA2 gene encoding replication protein A 32 kDa subunit isoform X2, with product MWNSNDGGGFESYGSSSYGGAGGYTQSPGGFGSPAPSQAEKKSRARAQHIVPCTISQLLSATLVDEVFRIGNVEISQVTIVGIIRHAEKAPTNIVYKIDDMTAAPMDVRQWVDTDDASSENTVVPPETYVKVAGHLRSFQNKKSLVAFKIMPLEDMNEFTTHILEVINAHMVLSKANSQPSAGRAPISNPGMSEAGNFGGNSFLPANGLTVAQNQVLNLIKACPRPEGLNFQDLKNQLKHMSVSSIKQAVDFLSNEGHIYSTVDDDHFKSTDAE from the exons ATGTGGAACAGTAATGATGGGG GTGGATTCGAAAGCTATGGCAGCTCCTCATATGGGGGAGCCGGCGGCTACACGCAGTCCCCGGGGGGCTTTGGATCGCCCGCACCTTCTCAGGCCGAAAAGAAATCA agagcCCGAGCCCAGCACATTGTACCCTGTACTATATCTCAGCTGCTTTCTGCCACTTTGGTTGATGAAGTGTTCAGAATTGGGAATGTTGAGATTTCACAG GTCACTATTGTGGGGATCATCAGACATGCAGAGAAGGCTCCAACCAACATTGTTTACAAAATAGATGACATGACAGCTGCACCCATGGACGTTCGCCAGTGGGTTGACACAGAT GATGCCAGCAGTGAAAACACTGTGGTTCCTCCAGAAACATATGTGAAAGTGGCAGGCCACCTGAGATCTTTTCAG AACAAAAAGAGCCTGGTAGCCTTTAAAATCATGCCCCTGGAGGATATGAATGAGTTCACCACACATATTCTGGAAGTGATCAATGCACACATGGTACTAAGCAAAGCCAACAGCCAG CCCTCAGCAGGGAGAGCACCTATCAGCAATCCAGGAATGAGTGAAGCAGGGAACTTCGGTGGGAATAGCTTCCTGCCAGCAAATGGCCTCACTGTGGCCCAAAACCAG GTGTTGAATTTGATTAAGGCTTGTCCAAGACCTGAAGGGTTGAACTTTCAGGATCTCAAGAACCAGCTGAAACACATGTCTGTATCTTCAATCAA gcAAGCTGTGGATTTTCTGAGCAATGAGGGGCACATCTATTCTACTGTGGATGATGACCATTttaaatccacagatgcagaataA
- the RPA2 gene encoding replication protein A 32 kDa subunit isoform X4 — translation MWNSGFESYGSSSYGGAGGYTQSPGGFGSPAPSQAEKKSRARAQHIVPCTISQLLSATLVDEVFRIGNVEISQVTIVGIIRHAEKAPTNIVYKIDDMTAAPMDVRQWVDTDDASSENTVVPPETYVKVAGHLRSFQNKKSLVAFKIMPLEDMNEFTTHILEVINAHMVLSKANSQVTGRAPISNPGMSEAGNFGGNSFLPANGLTVAQNQVLNLIKACPRPEGLNFQDLKNQLKHMSVSSIKQAVDFLSNEGHIYSTVDDDHFKSTDAE, via the exons ATGTGGAACA GTGGATTCGAAAGCTATGGCAGCTCCTCATATGGGGGAGCCGGCGGCTACACGCAGTCCCCGGGGGGCTTTGGATCGCCCGCACCTTCTCAGGCCGAAAAGAAATCA agagcCCGAGCCCAGCACATTGTACCCTGTACTATATCTCAGCTGCTTTCTGCCACTTTGGTTGATGAAGTGTTCAGAATTGGGAATGTTGAGATTTCACAG GTCACTATTGTGGGGATCATCAGACATGCAGAGAAGGCTCCAACCAACATTGTTTACAAAATAGATGACATGACAGCTGCACCCATGGACGTTCGCCAGTGGGTTGACACAGAT GATGCCAGCAGTGAAAACACTGTGGTTCCTCCAGAAACATATGTGAAAGTGGCAGGCCACCTGAGATCTTTTCAG AACAAAAAGAGCCTGGTAGCCTTTAAAATCATGCCCCTGGAGGATATGAATGAGTTCACCACACATATTCTGGAAGTGATCAATGCACACATGGTACTAAGCAAAGCCAACAGCCAGGTGA CAGGGAGAGCACCTATCAGCAATCCAGGAATGAGTGAAGCAGGGAACTTCGGTGGGAATAGCTTCCTGCCAGCAAATGGCCTCACTGTGGCCCAAAACCAG GTGTTGAATTTGATTAAGGCTTGTCCAAGACCTGAAGGGTTGAACTTTCAGGATCTCAAGAACCAGCTGAAACACATGTCTGTATCTTCAATCAA gcAAGCTGTGGATTTTCTGAGCAATGAGGGGCACATCTATTCTACTGTGGATGATGACCATTttaaatccacagatgcagaataA
- the RPA2 gene encoding replication protein A 32 kDa subunit isoform X1 → MGREDRNKRSIRGFESYGSSSYGGAGGYTQSPGGFGSPAPSQAEKKSRARAQHIVPCTISQLLSATLVDEVFRIGNVEISQVTIVGIIRHAEKAPTNIVYKIDDMTAAPMDVRQWVDTDDASSENTVVPPETYVKVAGHLRSFQNKKSLVAFKIMPLEDMNEFTTHILEVINAHMVLSKANSQPSAGRAPISNPGMSEAGNFGGNSFLPANGLTVAQNQVLNLIKACPRPEGLNFQDLKNQLKHMSVSSIKQAVDFLSNEGHIYSTVDDDHFKSTDAE, encoded by the exons ATGGGCAGAGAAGACAGGAACAAGCGTAGCATTC GTGGATTCGAAAGCTATGGCAGCTCCTCATATGGGGGAGCCGGCGGCTACACGCAGTCCCCGGGGGGCTTTGGATCGCCCGCACCTTCTCAGGCCGAAAAGAAATCA agagcCCGAGCCCAGCACATTGTACCCTGTACTATATCTCAGCTGCTTTCTGCCACTTTGGTTGATGAAGTGTTCAGAATTGGGAATGTTGAGATTTCACAG GTCACTATTGTGGGGATCATCAGACATGCAGAGAAGGCTCCAACCAACATTGTTTACAAAATAGATGACATGACAGCTGCACCCATGGACGTTCGCCAGTGGGTTGACACAGAT GATGCCAGCAGTGAAAACACTGTGGTTCCTCCAGAAACATATGTGAAAGTGGCAGGCCACCTGAGATCTTTTCAG AACAAAAAGAGCCTGGTAGCCTTTAAAATCATGCCCCTGGAGGATATGAATGAGTTCACCACACATATTCTGGAAGTGATCAATGCACACATGGTACTAAGCAAAGCCAACAGCCAG CCCTCAGCAGGGAGAGCACCTATCAGCAATCCAGGAATGAGTGAAGCAGGGAACTTCGGTGGGAATAGCTTCCTGCCAGCAAATGGCCTCACTGTGGCCCAAAACCAG GTGTTGAATTTGATTAAGGCTTGTCCAAGACCTGAAGGGTTGAACTTTCAGGATCTCAAGAACCAGCTGAAACACATGTCTGTATCTTCAATCAA gcAAGCTGTGGATTTTCTGAGCAATGAGGGGCACATCTATTCTACTGTGGATGATGACCATTttaaatccacagatgcagaataA
- the RPA2 gene encoding replication protein A 32 kDa subunit isoform X5 — MTAAPMDVRQWVDTDDASSENTVVPPETYVKVAGHLRSFQNKKSLVAFKIMPLEDMNEFTTHILEVINAHMVLSKANSQPSAGRAPISNPGMSEAGNFGGNSFLPANGLTVAQNQVLNLIKACPRPEGLNFQDLKNQLKHMSVSSIKQAVDFLSNEGHIYSTVDDDHFKSTDAE; from the exons ATGACAGCTGCACCCATGGACGTTCGCCAGTGGGTTGACACAGAT GATGCCAGCAGTGAAAACACTGTGGTTCCTCCAGAAACATATGTGAAAGTGGCAGGCCACCTGAGATCTTTTCAG AACAAAAAGAGCCTGGTAGCCTTTAAAATCATGCCCCTGGAGGATATGAATGAGTTCACCACACATATTCTGGAAGTGATCAATGCACACATGGTACTAAGCAAAGCCAACAGCCAG CCCTCAGCAGGGAGAGCACCTATCAGCAATCCAGGAATGAGTGAAGCAGGGAACTTCGGTGGGAATAGCTTCCTGCCAGCAAATGGCCTCACTGTGGCCCAAAACCAG GTGTTGAATTTGATTAAGGCTTGTCCAAGACCTGAAGGGTTGAACTTTCAGGATCTCAAGAACCAGCTGAAACACATGTCTGTATCTTCAATCAA gcAAGCTGTGGATTTTCTGAGCAATGAGGGGCACATCTATTCTACTGTGGATGATGACCATTttaaatccacagatgcagaataA
- the RPA2 gene encoding replication protein A 32 kDa subunit isoform X3 translates to MWNSNDGGGFESYGSSSYGGAGGYTQSPGGFGSPAPSQAEKKSRARAQHIVPCTISQLLSATLVDEVFRIGNVEISQVTIVGIIRHAEKAPTNIVYKIDDMTAAPMDVRQWVDTDDASSENTVVPPETYVKVAGHLRSFQNKKSLVAFKIMPLEDMNEFTTHILEVINAHMVLSKANSQVTGRAPISNPGMSEAGNFGGNSFLPANGLTVAQNQVLNLIKACPRPEGLNFQDLKNQLKHMSVSSIKQAVDFLSNEGHIYSTVDDDHFKSTDAE, encoded by the exons ATGTGGAACAGTAATGATGGGG GTGGATTCGAAAGCTATGGCAGCTCCTCATATGGGGGAGCCGGCGGCTACACGCAGTCCCCGGGGGGCTTTGGATCGCCCGCACCTTCTCAGGCCGAAAAGAAATCA agagcCCGAGCCCAGCACATTGTACCCTGTACTATATCTCAGCTGCTTTCTGCCACTTTGGTTGATGAAGTGTTCAGAATTGGGAATGTTGAGATTTCACAG GTCACTATTGTGGGGATCATCAGACATGCAGAGAAGGCTCCAACCAACATTGTTTACAAAATAGATGACATGACAGCTGCACCCATGGACGTTCGCCAGTGGGTTGACACAGAT GATGCCAGCAGTGAAAACACTGTGGTTCCTCCAGAAACATATGTGAAAGTGGCAGGCCACCTGAGATCTTTTCAG AACAAAAAGAGCCTGGTAGCCTTTAAAATCATGCCCCTGGAGGATATGAATGAGTTCACCACACATATTCTGGAAGTGATCAATGCACACATGGTACTAAGCAAAGCCAACAGCCAGGTGA CAGGGAGAGCACCTATCAGCAATCCAGGAATGAGTGAAGCAGGGAACTTCGGTGGGAATAGCTTCCTGCCAGCAAATGGCCTCACTGTGGCCCAAAACCAG GTGTTGAATTTGATTAAGGCTTGTCCAAGACCTGAAGGGTTGAACTTTCAGGATCTCAAGAACCAGCTGAAACACATGTCTGTATCTTCAATCAA gcAAGCTGTGGATTTTCTGAGCAATGAGGGGCACATCTATTCTACTGTGGATGATGACCATTttaaatccacagatgcagaataA
- the RPA2 gene encoding replication protein A 32 kDa subunit produces the protein MWNSGFESYGSSSYGGAGGYTQSPGGFGSPAPSQAEKKSRARAQHIVPCTISQLLSATLVDEVFRIGNVEISQVTIVGIIRHAEKAPTNIVYKIDDMTAAPMDVRQWVDTDDASSENTVVPPETYVKVAGHLRSFQNKKSLVAFKIMPLEDMNEFTTHILEVINAHMVLSKANSQPSAGRAPISNPGMSEAGNFGGNSFLPANGLTVAQNQVLNLIKACPRPEGLNFQDLKNQLKHMSVSSIKQAVDFLSNEGHIYSTVDDDHFKSTDAE, from the exons ATGTGGAACA GTGGATTCGAAAGCTATGGCAGCTCCTCATATGGGGGAGCCGGCGGCTACACGCAGTCCCCGGGGGGCTTTGGATCGCCCGCACCTTCTCAGGCCGAAAAGAAATCA agagcCCGAGCCCAGCACATTGTACCCTGTACTATATCTCAGCTGCTTTCTGCCACTTTGGTTGATGAAGTGTTCAGAATTGGGAATGTTGAGATTTCACAG GTCACTATTGTGGGGATCATCAGACATGCAGAGAAGGCTCCAACCAACATTGTTTACAAAATAGATGACATGACAGCTGCACCCATGGACGTTCGCCAGTGGGTTGACACAGAT GATGCCAGCAGTGAAAACACTGTGGTTCCTCCAGAAACATATGTGAAAGTGGCAGGCCACCTGAGATCTTTTCAG AACAAAAAGAGCCTGGTAGCCTTTAAAATCATGCCCCTGGAGGATATGAATGAGTTCACCACACATATTCTGGAAGTGATCAATGCACACATGGTACTAAGCAAAGCCAACAGCCAG CCCTCAGCAGGGAGAGCACCTATCAGCAATCCAGGAATGAGTGAAGCAGGGAACTTCGGTGGGAATAGCTTCCTGCCAGCAAATGGCCTCACTGTGGCCCAAAACCAG GTGTTGAATTTGATTAAGGCTTGTCCAAGACCTGAAGGGTTGAACTTTCAGGATCTCAAGAACCAGCTGAAACACATGTCTGTATCTTCAATCAA gcAAGCTGTGGATTTTCTGAGCAATGAGGGGCACATCTATTCTACTGTGGATGATGACCATTttaaatccacagatgcagaataA